ggaaagctttttggttatgccaaagaaatgcctagatcatttctctaatatttggtctcaactaggatttcgcctcaaggacccatcaacggattctagagcaaagcaaaatcgaacctccctctttcaattaattcaacttcttctcttcataagcaaaatggaataagagaaaaatgactatgtgctcaattgtgttcaaggtcaaagatttaaaccaaagtacccacaaaacttcacttgacataaaagaaatttttgaaaatttttctcaaaaccatcttcaatcacaaatttcagagtcatagagaattcaatcttactccaatgcatgcttggtaagagactcaaacaacccatcaacaacccaagacttagaaaacaagaggatcaaatgattataggagtttacacccccaaacttaaactaaacaatgtcctcattgtgatgcaaaagtaaaaaggattgaagaaataaaggaacttccctggtttcatggtgaaccttccgaggttttaaaattttccagctctttattcttgctaaataaacctgcatcaaaaaccaatttattaaaacttaaataaataaagataataaaataaatgaaagaaagaaagatagatctatgggttgcctcccataagcgcttgttttaaagtctacagccagacttttcaatcttcctcaatcgggatctctaagaggaataagagtacagttcctctccacttcattgctaagtgatgtatcttgctgcaaggctcgttctaggtgattggctggtgcatcttctttaaaggccttttcttcacattgcttaatgtcatcaatccgaaaacaagtgcttggctcttctggaattctcatggcttggtaaatgttgaacataacttcttccttgttcactctcaatgttaactcacccttttgaacatcaatcaaagctcgtcccgtggccaagaatggtcggccaagaattagtgggacttcttcatcttcttccatgtctaacaccacaaaatcagcagggaagataaatttatccacttttaccaatacgtcttctatgattccacgtggatacttgatggaccgatccgctagttgcaaagaaattgttgtaggcttcatctcttcaagtcctaatttcctgcaaacagaaagtggcataagattaatgctagcaccaagatcacataaaactttatcaaaaaatgaatttccaatagtgcaaggcaaagtgaaactccccggatctttcaatttttgaggcaatttcttttgaagaatagcactgcattcttcagaaagcttcactgtttcaaactcttccaatcttctcttcttggaaatgatgtccttcaggaatttgacataatttggcatttgttccaaggcatctgcaaaaggaatattaatgtgaattttcttaaaaatatccaaaaacttagaaaattgcttatctagtttttgcttttgaaaacgctgagggtaaggaagtggaggagcaagaataggaggattgtcaggaaatgaaattgtaggagcaaagtcggtctcctctagtgtatcattgacaatctcatcttcttctactttattcttgctttggccaatgttcacagctgtaggggtggacttgctctccttcaatggtgacctctctatttcttttccactcctaagtgtgatggccttgcattgttcctttggattcacttcagtgttgctgggaaaagctcctctttgttgggcattgatggtagtggctagttgcccaatttgcacttcaatattctttatagcagctcccatattgctacaatgagtctcaatgttgtccaaccgtgaatcagtctttttaaaccttgcattggtctcctgaacaaaggaaaccatggcatcctcaagtgacatcttcctctcgcttggttggctatcaaatccgggaggatgttgaggttgcaacacattcttggtatttccatatgacaaattctcatgatttctaagccctggatgatagtaatttggcataggattaccacgataattgtagttccgattgttgacatattgaacttgttcttgactcgcctcattgcttggaactatcatgcttgtggatgcaacatattctgtactttgtggtatcctttgtgttgtcaaggctgaaatctgatgagatagagtagctacttgagcggaaag
This is a stretch of genomic DNA from Carya illinoinensis cultivar Pawnee chromosome 3, C.illinoinensisPawnee_v1, whole genome shotgun sequence. It encodes these proteins:
- the LOC122304796 gene encoding uncharacterized protein LOC122304796, producing the protein YPQRFQKQKLDKQFSKFLDIFKKIHINIPFADALEQMPNYVKFLKDIISKKRRLEEFETVKLSEECSAILQKKLPQKLKDPGSFTLPCTIGNSFFDKVLCDLGASINLMPLSVCRKLGLEEMKPTTISLQLADRSIKYPRGIIEDVLVKVDKFIFPADFVVLDMEEDEEVPLILGRPFLATGRALIDVQKGELTLRVNKEEVMFNIYQAMRGKRKLDDICTSDHIGMQEMALMIRVKYDKFWGDFSRSTILLYVVVVLDPQFKIDGVVYGLGIAHRNAWSELIVARNWIKKTPIHIPNVLDFQEVDKEKGGD